A segment of the Acidimicrobiia bacterium genome:
CGCGCGGTGGCGTCGAGCGCCTCCCCGCCGAGCTGCGACGGCGGCTCGAGCCCGTACTTCACGAGCAGGTGCAGGTAGTCGCGCTGGTAGAGGACCTTGATGTTCGTGCCCGGGAAGCGCTCGCGCAGCGTGCGGGCCTTGCGGTTCTTCTTCGTCACGAGCTTCTGGTTCAGCGTCGTGATCTCGATGTACAGGTCGTACGCCGGCAGGTAGAAGTCGGGGGTGAACGCCTGGACCGTCTGGCCCTGGTGGTCCTCCTCGAGGGTGAAGGTGCGCGGCTCGTACTCCCACACGATCCCGTAGAAGTCGAGGAGCTTGGCGAACTGGCGCTCGGAGTTGTGCGCGAAGCGCGTGTCCTCGTGCGGGAGGCCGTCGCCGATCGGTCAGCCCCCTTGTGCGGCGCGACGCGGGCGCGGTGCCAGGGCGGGCGGGTCGGCGGGCGCCAGCTCGTGGATTCGCGCGTCGAGCTCCTCGACCACGTGGCCGAGGGGCACGATGTTGAGGACGCCCTGGCCGCGCCGGACCAGGTCGACGAGGGCGTCGCCGTCGCGGGCGAGCACCGAGTCGGAGCCGTCGAGGACGAGGCTGGCGGCCTCCCAGTTGGCGGTGTCCTCGCGCAGGTACTCGATGGCCCGGCGCGCCGTCTGCAGCTTCACGCCCGCGTCGAGGAGGCTCTTGATGACCTTCAACCGCACCAGGTCCTGGTACGAGTAGCGGCGCTGCGAGCCGC
Coding sequences within it:
- a CDS encoding MerR family transcriptional regulator yields the protein MAAKRGSATGSAPSGARTLDEALAPEPGFGGPQVCAIVGISYRQLDYWARTELVRPSLADARGSGSQRRYSYQDLVRLKVIKSLLDAGVKLQTARRAIEYLREDTANWEAASLVLDGSDSVLARDGDALVDLVRRGQGVLNIVPLGHVVEELDARIHELAPADPPALAPRPRRAAQGG